One genomic segment of Luteimonas galliterrae includes these proteins:
- a CDS encoding carbon-nitrogen hydrolase has product MKKTTLPVALIQEKNHGDAAANLATIEQRVAEAAKQGAKLVLLQELHNGPYFCQHESVAEFDLAETIPGPSTERLGKLAKQHGVVLVSSLFEKRATGLYHNTAVVFEKDGSTAGKYRKMHIPDDPGFYEKFYFTPGDIGFEPIDTSVGRLGVMVCWDQWYPEGARLMALAGAELLLYPTAIGWDPDDEQAEKDRQRNAWILSHRGHAVANGLPVLSCNRVGHEPSPLGTSGIRFWGSSHVLGPQGEFLAEADQDKPEVLMCEVDMERSEHVRRIWPFLRDRRIDAYGDLLKRYRD; this is encoded by the coding sequence ATGAAAAAGACCACCCTGCCCGTCGCCCTGATTCAGGAAAAGAACCACGGCGACGCCGCGGCGAACCTGGCCACGATCGAACAGCGTGTGGCCGAAGCCGCCAAGCAGGGGGCCAAGCTGGTGCTGCTGCAGGAACTGCACAACGGCCCGTATTTCTGCCAGCACGAATCGGTGGCCGAGTTCGACCTAGCCGAAACCATTCCCGGCCCCAGCACCGAACGTCTCGGGAAACTGGCGAAGCAACACGGCGTGGTGCTGGTCAGCTCGCTGTTCGAGAAGCGCGCGACCGGGCTCTACCACAACACCGCGGTGGTCTTCGAAAAGGACGGCTCGACCGCGGGCAAGTACCGCAAGATGCACATCCCGGACGATCCGGGTTTCTACGAGAAGTTCTATTTCACGCCCGGCGACATCGGCTTCGAACCGATCGACACTTCGGTCGGCCGCCTTGGCGTGATGGTGTGCTGGGACCAGTGGTATCCGGAGGGCGCGCGGCTGATGGCGCTGGCCGGGGCAGAACTGCTGCTGTATCCGACGGCGATCGGTTGGGACCCGGACGACGAACAGGCCGAGAAGGATCGCCAGCGCAACGCCTGGATCCTCAGCCATCGCGGCCATGCCGTAGCCAACGGTTTGCCGGTGCTGTCGTGCAATCGGGTCGGCCACGAGCCTTCGCCGCTGGGTACATCGGGCATCCGTTTCTGGGGCTCCAGCCACGTGCTAGGCCCGCAGGGCGAATTCCTGGCCGAAGCGGACCAGGACAAACCCGAAGTGCTGATGTGCGAAGTGGACATGGA
- a CDS encoding agmatine deiminase family protein, giving the protein MTDRLRFPAEWEPQSAVLIAWPHEGTDWAERLGEVEETYIALVAAIVRFERAVICVADDDVQAYARARLSSARIDMDRVAFVEVPYDDTWLRDSGPITLLKQQGFRLLDFRFTGWGGKFEASLDDQLIEALNTKRVFRDAQTQPIDFALEGGAIDADGDGTLLTTWQCLHERHPDKSREELTAKLSDWLAQQRVLWLDHGYLEGDDTDAHIDTLARFAAPDAIVFQACDDPADSHYAELKAMADEIAALRTRDGRPYRLFPLPWAKPIVDGGRRLAASYANFLIVNGAVLMPAYGDEADAAAVAVLEKAFPGREIVPVPCRPLIWQNGSLHCITMQLPHGLV; this is encoded by the coding sequence ATGACTGATCGTTTGCGTTTCCCCGCGGAGTGGGAGCCCCAATCCGCGGTCCTGATCGCTTGGCCGCACGAAGGCACCGACTGGGCCGAGCGGCTCGGCGAAGTCGAAGAGACCTACATCGCACTGGTCGCGGCGATCGTGCGCTTCGAGCGCGCCGTCATCTGCGTGGCCGACGACGACGTGCAGGCGTATGCGCGTGCGCGCCTGTCGTCCGCGCGCATCGACATGGATCGCGTCGCTTTCGTCGAAGTGCCTTACGACGACACCTGGCTGCGCGATTCGGGTCCGATCACCTTGCTCAAGCAACAGGGCTTCCGGCTGCTCGATTTCCGCTTCACCGGCTGGGGCGGCAAGTTCGAGGCGAGCCTGGACGACCAGTTGATCGAAGCGCTGAATACAAAGCGGGTGTTCCGCGACGCGCAGACGCAGCCGATCGACTTCGCGCTGGAAGGCGGCGCCATCGACGCCGACGGCGATGGCACCCTGCTGACCACTTGGCAATGCCTGCACGAGCGGCATCCCGACAAGTCCCGCGAAGAGCTCACCGCAAAGCTGTCCGATTGGCTGGCGCAACAGCGCGTGCTGTGGCTCGACCACGGCTATCTGGAAGGCGACGACACCGACGCGCACATCGACACCCTCGCCCGTTTTGCCGCGCCCGATGCGATCGTTTTTCAAGCCTGCGACGATCCGGCCGATTCGCATTACGCCGAATTGAAGGCGATGGCCGACGAGATCGCCGCGCTGCGCACGCGGGATGGGCGACCCTACCGCCTGTTCCCGTTGCCGTGGGCCAAGCCCATCGTCGACGGTGGACGTCGTCTGGCGGCGAGCTACGCCAATTTCCTGATCGTCAACGGCGCGGTGCTGATGCCGGCATATGGCGACGAAGCCGACGCGGCCGCGGTCGCGGTGCTTGAAAAGGCCTTCCCGGGCCGCGAAATCGTGCCTGTGCCATGCCGTCCGCTGATCTGGCAGAACGGCAGCCTGCATTGCATCACCATGCAATTGCCTCACGGTTTGGTTTAG
- the ykgO gene encoding type B 50S ribosomal protein L36: MKVLSSLKSAKARHRDCKVVRRRGKVFVICKTNPRFKARQR, translated from the coding sequence ATGAAGGTCCTGTCCTCCCTGAAGTCGGCGAAGGCCCGTCACCGCGACTGCAAGGTGGTTCGCCGCCGTGGCAAGGTCTTCGTGATCTGCAAAACCAATCCGCGCTTCAAGGCGCGCCAGCGCTAA
- the cmk gene encoding (d)CMP kinase produces MAKTVPVLTIDGPSGSGKGTISRLVAARLGWHYLDSGALYRAVGLAAAWSEVDLSDAEHVAACARRTEIHFETGEGGVEPRVIVNGKDATHQLRMETAGAAASAIAALPAVREALLDKQRAFRQPPGLVADGRDMGTVIFPDAIHKVFLTASAEERAERRHKQLKDKGVSVTLDGLLHEILARDARDAERAVAPLRPAEDAIRIDTTGLSIDTVVAQVLALVERSG; encoded by the coding sequence ATGGCCAAGACCGTACCCGTTCTGACCATCGATGGGCCTTCCGGCTCGGGCAAAGGCACCATCAGCCGCCTGGTGGCTGCCCGTCTAGGCTGGCATTACCTGGATTCGGGCGCCCTGTACCGGGCCGTGGGCCTGGCGGCGGCCTGGTCCGAGGTCGACCTGAGCGACGCCGAGCACGTAGCCGCCTGCGCCCGCCGCACCGAAATCCACTTCGAGACCGGGGAGGGCGGAGTCGAGCCGCGGGTGATCGTCAACGGCAAGGACGCGACCCACCAATTGCGCATGGAAACGGCCGGGGCGGCCGCCTCGGCCATCGCCGCGCTGCCCGCCGTCCGCGAGGCCCTGCTCGACAAACAGCGGGCTTTCCGCCAGCCCCCGGGCCTGGTGGCCGATGGCCGGGACATGGGCACGGTGATCTTCCCGGACGCCATCCACAAGGTATTTCTGACCGCAAGCGCCGAAGAAAGAGCCGAAAGGCGCCATAAGCAGTTGAAAGACAAAGGAGTTTCCGTTACCTTGGACGGTCTGCTGCACGAGATCCTCGCCCGCGATGCCCGCGACGCGGAGCGTGCGGTGGCACCGCTGCGACCGGCCGAAGACGCCATCCGCATCGATAC